The Eublepharis macularius isolate TG4126 chromosome 3, MPM_Emac_v1.0, whole genome shotgun sequence genome has a window encoding:
- the LOC129326224 gene encoding uncharacterized protein LOC129326224 gives MCGSEFNKQSKVELETRERSSAKQMAKERDGGGTDGQTEATPHLPRSSVAFHSRGGGVPLLRSLASSKGSDRPHSRLKVASRGSRSCDTDPPSGSEAPRALRRLKLAALQLTAVPQGPVQRPSASAARQSPGKRRGGQRNWASFVFTGRQRRGGPDASPSFAIGALRRRATPGQRENRPTFRNTEKDKGGFLHSARQRLLQKHVRPASLVFLSAVSLCGCQDLPPFGLRAGQSGPGAEGCWSPNIQTVCDCLKSVGGTQLIKVKSLDTWLFGVYSVTYVVESQTKFPKINNMMPTQR, from the exons ATGTGTGGATCTGAATTCAATAAACAAAGCAAGGTAGAGCTTGAGACTAGAGAGCGCTCCTCAGCCAAGCAGATGGCCAAAGAGAGAGATG GAGGAGGGACGGACGGACAGACTGAGGCCACCCCTCACCTGCCCAGGAGCTCTGTCGCTTTCCATTCTCGGGGTGGCGGCGTGCCGCTCCTCCGCTCTCTGGCCAGTTCCAAAGGAAGCGATAGGCCACACTCCCGGCTCAAGGTCGCCTCCCGCGGGAGCCGAAGCTGTGACACCGATCCGCCCTCCGGGTCGGAAGCCCCGCGTGCGCTTCGCCGGCTAAAGCTCGCGGCCCTTCAATTGACAGCAGTCCCGCAGGGGCCTGTCCAGCGGCCGAGCGCTTCCGCGGCGAGACAGTCTCCAGGCAAGCGCCGGGGCGGCCAGAGAAACTGGGCTTCCTTTGTATTTACTGGCAGGCAGCGGCGCGGGGGGCCTGACGCAAGCCCGTCTTTTGCAATCGGCGCGCTCCGAAGGCGGGCTACGCCGGGCCAGAGGGAGAATCGACCGACGTTCCGAAATACCGAAAAGGACAAGGGCGGTTTCCTGCACTCGGCCCGCCAAAGACTGCTTCAAAAGCACGTTCGGCCCGCTTCATTGGTATTTTTAAGTGCTGTTTCTTTATGTGGCTGTCAGGACCTGCCTCCCTTTGGACTGAGAGCAGGACAATCCGGGCCCGGTGCAGAGGGATGCTGGTCACCG AACATCCAGACTGTCTGTGACTGCTTGAAGAGTGTTGGGGGCACCCAACTAATAAAG GTAAAATCTCTGGATACTTGGTTATTTGGCGTTTACTCTGTGACGTACGTGGTGGAGAGTCAGACCAAGTTTCCCAAAATAAATAACATGATGCCAACACAAAGATAA